A DNA window from Ralstonia solanacearum K60 contains the following coding sequences:
- a CDS encoding SCO family protein, whose amino-acid sequence MPGASRKWGPPAALAVVVLLGGAGFARLTQGFAVWTLDDRRAERVIERRLQFPPVAVRDAQGKAVTLFAPGRAEPARVQLVTFIYTHCMTVCRALGAEFTQLQQRIAADGLAGHVGLLSVSIDPERDDSRSLRAYAIDQRAHSSLWRIVAPASTATLRHLLRTLDVVAIPDGLGGFEHNGGIHVVDARGRVLAIYDLDRFEQAYTFAQDAAR is encoded by the coding sequence ATGCCCGGCGCGTCGCGCAAATGGGGGCCGCCCGCTGCGCTGGCGGTGGTCGTGTTGCTGGGTGGGGCCGGGTTCGCACGGCTGACGCAGGGTTTTGCGGTCTGGACCTTGGACGATCGCCGCGCCGAGCGCGTCATCGAGCGCAGGCTGCAATTTCCCCCGGTGGCCGTGCGCGACGCGCAGGGCAAGGCGGTCACGCTCTTCGCACCCGGTCGCGCCGAACCCGCCCGCGTGCAGCTTGTGACCTTCATCTATACGCACTGCATGACCGTGTGCCGTGCGCTGGGCGCCGAGTTCACGCAACTGCAGCAGCGTATCGCCGCCGACGGGCTGGCGGGCCATGTCGGCTTGCTATCGGTCTCCATCGACCCCGAGCGCGATGATTCCCGCAGCCTGCGCGCCTATGCCATCGACCAGCGCGCGCACTCTTCCCTCTGGCGCATCGTTGCGCCGGCCTCCACGGCAACGCTGCGGCACCTGTTGCGCACGCTCGACGTGGTGGCCATTCCGGACGGGCTGGGCGGCTTCGAGCACAACGGCGGCATCCATGTGGTCGATGCGCGCGGTCGCGTGCTGGCGATCTACGACCTGGATCGGTTCGAACAGGCCTACACTTTCGCACAGGATGCGGCGCGATGA
- a CDS encoding cbb3-type cytochrome c oxidase subunit I, producing the protein MSTVSILLSAFVLSVVALTVFIWSMQRGFFDTSPTAAAVIFDTEAHAPEDPSAAADPAQPQHDRSRDMADESSAPVVFLFLCCAMVWLLVASLAGLTASVKLHEPDLLATVPWLSFGRIRTIHLNAVAYGWAPMAGLAIAMFLLPRLLKAPLVGARYAIVGAVLWNAGIIAGLGAISVGISQGLEWLEIPWQVDILLVLGGALVAMPLVLTLVNRRVEHLYVSVWYMGCALFWFPVLFLVANIPGLHFGVEQATMNWWFGHNVLGLFYTPLALASVYYFLPKIIGRPVQSYGLSLLGFWALAFFYGQVGGHHLVGGPVPGWLITLSIVQSMMMLVPVIAFSINQHQTLRGHFRRLIDSPTLRFVTLGGMMYTLSSIQGSFEALRSVNVVTHFTHFTVAHAHLGLYGFVSLVFFGSIYFIVPRVVGREWPYRWMIYGHFWLATIGIGIYFVALTIGGTLQGLAMLDAGRPFMDSVATTIPYLKARSVGGALMVTSHLLFIANFICVVLGLGPTRDKPAMFHQDRTPIAGA; encoded by the coding sequence ATGAGTACCGTCTCGATTCTGCTGAGTGCCTTCGTGCTCTCGGTCGTTGCGCTGACCGTGTTCATCTGGAGCATGCAGCGGGGGTTCTTCGATACCTCGCCCACTGCGGCGGCGGTCATTTTCGATACGGAAGCGCACGCGCCGGAGGATCCGTCCGCCGCCGCCGATCCGGCCCAGCCGCAGCACGACCGTTCGCGTGACATGGCGGACGAGTCTTCCGCGCCGGTGGTCTTTCTCTTTTTATGCTGCGCCATGGTGTGGCTGCTGGTGGCGTCGTTGGCGGGGCTCACGGCCTCGGTCAAGCTGCATGAGCCGGACTTGCTGGCTACGGTGCCGTGGCTTTCGTTCGGGCGCATCCGCACCATTCACCTGAACGCGGTGGCCTACGGGTGGGCGCCGATGGCCGGGCTGGCCATCGCCATGTTTCTGTTGCCGAGGCTGCTGAAGGCGCCGCTGGTGGGCGCGCGCTACGCCATCGTCGGCGCTGTGCTCTGGAACGCGGGGATCATCGCCGGGCTGGGCGCGATCTCGGTCGGCATCTCCCAGGGGCTGGAGTGGCTGGAGATCCCGTGGCAGGTCGACATCCTGCTGGTGCTGGGCGGCGCGCTGGTGGCGATGCCGCTGGTGCTCACGCTGGTCAACCGGCGCGTCGAGCATCTCTACGTGTCGGTCTGGTACATGGGCTGCGCGCTGTTCTGGTTTCCGGTGCTCTTCCTGGTGGCGAACATCCCGGGGCTGCACTTCGGTGTCGAGCAGGCGACCATGAACTGGTGGTTCGGGCACAACGTGCTGGGGCTGTTCTATACGCCGCTGGCGCTGGCCTCGGTCTACTACTTCCTGCCCAAGATCATCGGGCGGCCGGTGCAGTCGTATGGGCTGTCGCTGCTGGGGTTCTGGGCGCTGGCATTCTTCTACGGGCAGGTGGGCGGCCACCACCTGGTCGGTGGGCCGGTGCCCGGCTGGCTCATCACGCTGTCGATCGTGCAGAGCATGATGATGCTGGTGCCGGTGATCGCCTTCTCGATCAACCAGCACCAGACGCTGCGGGGCCATTTTCGCCGGTTGATCGATTCGCCCACGCTGCGCTTTGTCACGCTGGGCGGGATGATGTACACGCTCAGCTCCATCCAGGGCTCGTTCGAGGCGCTGCGCTCGGTGAACGTGGTGACGCACTTCACGCATTTCACGGTGGCGCATGCGCATCTGGGGCTTTACGGTTTCGTGAGCCTGGTCTTCTTCGGATCGATCTACTTCATCGTGCCGCGCGTGGTCGGGCGCGAGTGGCCATACCGCTGGATGATCTATGGGCACTTCTGGCTGGCCACGATCGGCATCGGCATCTACTTCGTGGCCCTGACCATCGGCGGCACGCTGCAGGGGCTGGCGATGCTCGATGCCGGCAGGCCGTTCATGGATTCGGTGGCGACGACGATCCCCTACCTGAAGGCCCGCTCGGTGGGCGGTGCGCTGATGGTGACCTCGCACCTGCTGTTTATCGCCAACTTCATTTGCGTGGTGCTGGGCCTGGGCCCGACGCGCGACAAGCCGGCGATGTTTCACCAAGACCGCACGCCCATCGCCGGAGCCTGA
- a CDS encoding metallophosphoesterase — MEMDMSTAGVNKKIVVAQITDLHLLADRASELMGYCTYSMLSDTVDAILEHDNRPDVCLLTGDISQDESVESYELARFELERLGIPVFWMPGNHDQRGGAENVFGASENIRRLTKLVTADRQFTDSG, encoded by the coding sequence ATGGAAATGGATATGAGCACAGCGGGTGTGAACAAGAAGATCGTGGTGGCACAGATCACGGATCTGCATCTGTTGGCCGATCGCGCATCCGAGTTGATGGGCTACTGCACGTATTCGATGCTATCGGATACGGTCGATGCAATTCTCGAGCACGACAACAGGCCGGACGTGTGCTTGCTGACTGGAGACATCTCGCAGGACGAGTCGGTGGAGTCCTATGAACTGGCGCGGTTTGAGCTGGAGCGGCTGGGCATTCCGGTCTTCTGGATGCCCGGCAATCATGACCAGCGTGGCGGAGCTGAAAACGTTTTCGGCGCATCGGAGAACATCCGTCGGTTGACGAAGCTTGTGACGGCCGACAGGCAATTCACTGATTCCGGGTAA
- a CDS encoding cbb3-type cytochrome c oxidase subunit II — protein MQNETALLAGGMTMLALATSALVVLPYLQLKDAKPTQGLKPYTSAQLRGREVYIANGCVYCHSQQPRDASFAPDAKRGWGRVAVAGDYYYDHPHLLGTMRTGPDLMNIGVRQPSADWHLGHLFQPRAYVPGSIMPSYPYLFDVKDAPDPGEKPITLPEGYKPPGKVVVPTPAALDLVAYLQSLNRTGPVLPAPPKPAGASKSK, from the coding sequence ATGCAGAACGAAACCGCCCTGCTGGCCGGCGGCATGACCATGCTGGCGCTGGCAACCAGCGCGCTCGTCGTCTTGCCCTACTTGCAGTTGAAAGACGCCAAACCGACGCAGGGGCTCAAGCCCTACACCTCGGCGCAGTTGCGCGGGCGCGAAGTCTACATCGCCAATGGCTGCGTGTATTGCCATTCACAGCAGCCGCGCGACGCATCGTTTGCGCCCGATGCCAAGCGCGGCTGGGGGCGCGTGGCGGTGGCGGGCGATTACTACTACGATCACCCGCATCTGCTGGGCACCATGCGTACGGGGCCCGACCTGATGAACATCGGCGTGCGCCAGCCGAGTGCCGATTGGCACCTCGGCCACCTGTTCCAGCCGCGCGCCTATGTGCCGGGCAGCATCATGCCGAGCTACCCCTACCTGTTCGACGTGAAGGACGCGCCCGACCCCGGCGAGAAACCGATCACGCTGCCCGAGGGCTACAAACCGCCAGGCAAGGTGGTGGTGCCCACGCCGGCGGCGCTGGACCTGGTTGCCTATCTGCAATCGTTGAACCGCACCGGCCCGGTGTTGCCGGCTCCGCCCAAGCCGGCAGGCGCATCCAAGTCGAAATAA
- a CDS encoding c-type cytochrome codes for MEPHHDVDKRHAATAREREHEDPHEGRNPIPLLMLVFAFGLAAWGAWYIATAPIDQPASLGDRRTIADLTAKAGGADGASIFQARCVACHQATGMGVPGAFPPLAGSEWANGDAHTVASIVLRGVTGPITVKGAQFNGAMPPFAEQLNDAEIAAVLTHVRSQWGNAAPPITADVVAEVRTKTAGMTGPFAGGAALGKPGG; via the coding sequence ATGGAGCCGCACCACGACGTTGACAAGCGCCATGCCGCCACCGCACGCGAGCGCGAACATGAAGACCCGCACGAGGGGCGCAATCCGATCCCGCTGCTGATGCTGGTGTTCGCGTTCGGGCTGGCGGCCTGGGGGGCGTGGTACATCGCCACCGCGCCCATCGACCAGCCCGCGTCCCTGGGGGACCGCCGCACCATCGCCGATCTGACAGCCAAGGCCGGCGGCGCGGATGGCGCGAGCATCTTTCAGGCGCGCTGCGTGGCATGCCACCAGGCCACGGGGATGGGGGTGCCCGGCGCCTTCCCGCCGCTGGCCGGCTCCGAGTGGGCCAACGGTGACGCGCACACCGTGGCCTCGATCGTGCTGCGGGGTGTCACCGGTCCGATCACGGTCAAGGGCGCGCAGTTCAACGGTGCCATGCCGCCGTTTGCCGAGCAGTTGAACGACGCGGAGATCGCCGCCGTGCTGACCCATGTGCGCAGCCAGTGGGGCAACGCCGCGCCGCCCATCACCGCTGACGTGGTGGCCGAGGTGCGCACCAAGACGGCCGGCATGACGGGCCCGTTCGCGGGCGGCGCCGCGCTCGGCAAGCCGGGTGGCTAA
- a CDS encoding IS3 family transposase — MLVGAPPPWRRQPPSTPRQTSAVKLDRPPLRTTPGFEEDPTLGENGAKNKTNPFSPEVRERAWYANRPVCKADKVWKQMNREGIRAARRTIERVMKRLGLRDFARWFASPVVDATSHIVTRGLPLRRIAHPCVSKRAFSQSQHTLPHNRREAWRKYNCFRDWPS, encoded by the coding sequence TTGCTTGTTGGCGCCCCGCCGCCATGGCGACGCCAACCGCCCAGCACCCCGCGCCAAACCAGCGCCGTCAAATTGGATCGCCCACCACTCCGAACCACTCCGGGATTCGAGGAGGATCCAACGCTTGGAGAAAACGGGGCCAAGAACAAAACGAACCCGTTCTCACCCGAGGTCCGCGAGCGGGCCTGGTATGCCAACCGCCCGGTGTGCAAGGCCGACAAGGTCTGGAAGCAGATGAACCGCGAGGGCATCCGTGCCGCACGCCGCACGATCGAGCGCGTGATGAAGCGCCTGGGGCTGCGGGACTTTGCGAGATGGTTTGCCTCCCCCGTCGTGGACGCCACGAGTCATATCGTCACGCGTGGCTTGCCGCTGCGCAGAATCGCTCATCCGTGCGTTTCAAAGCGGGCTTTTAGCCAAAGCCAACATACCCTTCCCCATAACCGACGTGAAGCATGGCGGAAGTATAATTGTTTCCGAGACTGGCCATCGTAA
- a CDS encoding LexA family protein yields MNQKPLPLSGERSACPSFTDKQGQYLAFIWAYSLINARAPAERDMQRFFAVTAPSVHQMVLNLERNGLIRRQAGFARSIELLVDHNCLPVLQPSQTVITSVQRY; encoded by the coding sequence ATGAATCAGAAGCCGCTTCCATTGTCTGGCGAGCGCTCAGCCTGCCCGAGCTTCACCGACAAGCAAGGTCAGTATCTCGCCTTCATCTGGGCCTACAGCTTGATAAACGCCCGTGCTCCGGCCGAACGCGACATGCAGCGCTTCTTCGCCGTCACGGCTCCTTCCGTCCATCAGATGGTGCTCAACCTCGAACGCAATGGATTGATCCGCCGGCAAGCAGGCTTCGCTCGCAGCATCGAACTGCTCGTTGACCACAACTGCTTGCCTGTCCTGCAACCCAGCCAAACTGTCATAACCTCTGTGCAGCGGTACTAG
- a CDS encoding M1 family metallopeptidase, which yields MRYSTPIRPTAIARRADAGSRHPWRLALLAQAAVVMLLAACGGGGGEDGTATSSSSPLGTDSSQQQANAGAPATGTGSTTTTTTTTTTATTSAVDASVPPVELPAYIKPVNYKLWFRPNADLTGFSGRADVEIKVTKQTGEITLAAHNLRFDPARVTLTATGSNTTQMLVPVPQSQGDFYDLRLPTGDIKPGTYMLHMEWTGTVNFTKAEGLFKLGLPAANGEKSDALITQGAANLSRQWFPGWDEPAFRHTFELTAEVPGNWKAISNGKQNSATQLPDGYQRVAFAKTPSMPSYLMFFGGGKFDVLEDQFTSPLDNSSLPLRWWVPSGEAHSAVAGMQYTKEALNYYYNYFQIPLPLDKIDTVAANDSYNNKNAGFGGMENWGAIFEFADQVLVPPEGAQTSLHSQGNARSFVAVSHEIAHQWFGDLVTLDWWDNIWLNESFANWFENVTKIQLHPEFTGNSWDGYAAAKQRTYTLDLAVTAVPVQHNLSDTGSNDFLDRFAYHKGGHVLQMLENYIGHDAMRRGLQSYLGKYKFGNGTPARLWAELEAASGKPVGKVGDSFVRQTGVPLVTIDARCNPVTNQNVVTISQRAFPSKNMYPGYRWNIPLVLKYGENFSQTQTLMFDQAGTQISLPTCSAVLANPTGLDYYVTNYSPALWSDLMAQAGAITDKATAANIAGDATQLYNAGLMGQALYSQITGIRTFQPALQTLRTQSVGVGISAQAAALETPVHSFKYQGLMKHLSDLKQ from the coding sequence ATGCGGTATTCGACACCCATCCGCCCTACGGCCATCGCACGGCGCGCAGACGCTGGCAGCCGACACCCATGGCGGCTGGCGTTGCTCGCACAAGCGGCGGTGGTCATGCTGCTGGCGGCCTGCGGCGGCGGCGGCGGCGAAGATGGCACCGCCACCTCGTCCAGCAGCCCGTTGGGCACAGATAGCTCGCAGCAGCAGGCCAATGCCGGCGCCCCTGCCACCGGAACCGGCTCGACCACAACCACTACGACGACTACCACGACCGCCACAACCTCGGCCGTCGATGCGTCCGTTCCCCCGGTCGAACTGCCGGCCTACATCAAACCGGTCAACTACAAGTTGTGGTTCCGCCCGAATGCCGACCTGACCGGCTTCTCCGGCCGCGCCGACGTGGAGATCAAGGTCACCAAGCAGACCGGCGAGATCACCCTGGCCGCGCACAACCTGCGCTTCGATCCGGCCCGGGTCACGCTCACGGCCACCGGCAGCAACACCACGCAGATGCTGGTGCCGGTGCCGCAGTCCCAGGGCGACTTCTATGACCTGCGCCTCCCGACCGGCGACATCAAGCCCGGCACCTACATGCTGCACATGGAGTGGACCGGCACGGTCAACTTCACCAAGGCCGAAGGCCTCTTCAAGCTGGGCCTGCCGGCGGCGAACGGCGAAAAGTCGGATGCCCTCATCACCCAGGGCGCAGCCAACCTGTCGCGTCAATGGTTCCCCGGCTGGGACGAGCCCGCCTTCCGCCACACCTTCGAGCTGACGGCGGAAGTGCCAGGCAACTGGAAAGCCATCTCCAACGGCAAGCAGAACAGCGCGACCCAGTTGCCGGACGGCTACCAGCGCGTGGCGTTCGCCAAGACACCGTCGATGCCGTCGTACCTGATGTTCTTCGGCGGCGGCAAGTTCGACGTGCTGGAAGACCAGTTCACCAGCCCGCTGGACAACAGCAGCCTGCCCCTGCGCTGGTGGGTGCCGTCCGGCGAAGCCCATTCGGCGGTCGCCGGCATGCAGTACACCAAGGAAGCACTGAACTACTACTACAACTACTTCCAGATCCCGCTGCCACTCGACAAGATCGACACCGTCGCCGCAAACGACAGCTACAACAACAAGAACGCCGGCTTCGGCGGCATGGAGAACTGGGGCGCGATCTTCGAATTCGCCGACCAGGTGCTGGTGCCGCCCGAGGGCGCGCAGACCTCGCTCCACTCCCAGGGCAACGCCCGCTCATTCGTGGCGGTCTCGCACGAAATCGCGCACCAGTGGTTCGGCGACCTCGTCACGCTGGACTGGTGGGACAACATCTGGCTCAACGAATCCTTCGCCAACTGGTTCGAGAACGTTACCAAGATCCAGCTGCATCCGGAATTCACGGGCAACTCGTGGGACGGCTACGCAGCGGCCAAGCAGCGCACCTACACGCTCGACCTGGCAGTGACCGCGGTCCCCGTGCAGCACAACCTGAGCGACACGGGCTCGAACGACTTCCTCGACCGGTTCGCTTACCACAAGGGCGGCCACGTGCTGCAAATGCTCGAGAACTACATCGGGCACGATGCGATGCGCCGCGGCTTGCAGTCCTACCTCGGCAAGTACAAGTTCGGCAACGGCACGCCGGCGCGCCTGTGGGCGGAACTGGAAGCGGCCAGCGGCAAGCCGGTGGGCAAGGTGGGCGACAGCTTCGTGCGCCAGACCGGCGTGCCGCTGGTCACCATCGATGCGCGCTGCAACCCGGTCACCAACCAGAACGTGGTGACCATCTCGCAGCGCGCCTTCCCCAGCAAGAACATGTACCCCGGCTATCGGTGGAATATTCCGCTGGTGCTGAAGTACGGCGAGAACTTCTCGCAAACCCAGACCCTGATGTTCGACCAGGCCGGCACGCAGATTTCGCTGCCGACCTGCTCGGCGGTACTGGCCAACCCGACCGGCCTGGACTACTACGTCACCAACTACAGTCCGGCGCTGTGGAGCGATCTGATGGCCCAGGCCGGTGCGATCACCGACAAGGCCACCGCCGCCAACATCGCAGGGGACGCGACGCAGCTGTACAACGCCGGGCTGATGGGCCAGGCCCTGTACAGCCAGATCACCGGCATCCGGACCTTCCAGCCGGCACTGCAGACGCTGCGGACGCAATCGGTGGGCGTGGGCATCAGCGCGCAGGCGGCGGCGCTCGAAACCCCGGTCCACAGCTTCAAGTACCAGGGTCTGATGAAGCATCTGAGCGACCTCAAGCAATAA
- a CDS encoding IS630 family transposase, whose product MNLRYRVELDQSEREVLAAMLSGGKHAARKLKRAQILLAAHAGQDDASIAATVAVGESTVYRTKRRFVETGLEAALNEQARPGAQRKLSGKEEALLIATACTNPPPGRARWTLELLADTLVKLTEHEALSRETVRRRLAENDLKPWRKDMWCIPKIDAEYVARMEDVLDLYAETPDPRHPVVCFDESPTQLIGEIRQPIPAEPGKPLRYDCEYKRNGTANLFVFLDAHCNWRKVKVTERRTADDFAQCMRDLVDIHYPQAPRIRVVLDNLSTHTPAALYQALPPVEARRILQRIEFHYTPKHASWLNMVEIEIGVLRSQCLDRRIDCRDRLITEVAAWEQLRNASGARINWMFSTETARKKLAKAYPVPTSDKPS is encoded by the coding sequence ATGAATCTACGCTATCGAGTCGAACTCGACCAATCCGAGCGTGAGGTGCTTGCCGCCATGCTAAGCGGCGGCAAGCACGCGGCACGCAAGCTCAAGCGAGCGCAAATCCTGCTTGCAGCGCACGCTGGCCAGGATGACGCAAGCATTGCCGCCACCGTGGCGGTTGGCGAATCCACGGTGTACCGCACCAAGCGTCGCTTCGTGGAGACGGGTCTGGAAGCGGCGCTGAACGAACAGGCTCGGCCTGGGGCGCAGCGCAAGCTCAGCGGCAAGGAAGAGGCCCTGCTGATCGCCACCGCCTGCACCAACCCGCCACCGGGACGTGCGCGCTGGACGCTGGAATTGCTCGCCGACACGCTCGTCAAGCTCACCGAGCACGAAGCGCTATCGCGCGAGACGGTACGCCGGCGCCTGGCCGAGAACGATCTGAAGCCCTGGCGCAAGGACATGTGGTGCATTCCCAAGATCGACGCGGAATACGTGGCACGCATGGAAGACGTGCTCGACCTGTATGCCGAAACTCCGGACCCGCGGCACCCGGTGGTGTGCTTCGATGAGAGTCCGACCCAACTCATCGGCGAGATACGACAACCGATCCCGGCCGAGCCGGGCAAGCCCTTGCGCTACGACTGCGAATACAAGCGCAACGGCACCGCCAATCTGTTCGTCTTCCTCGATGCACACTGCAACTGGCGTAAGGTGAAAGTCACCGAACGCAGAACGGCAGATGACTTCGCCCAGTGCATGCGCGATCTGGTCGACATCCACTACCCCCAGGCACCGCGCATCCGGGTCGTGCTGGACAATCTGTCGACCCACACGCCTGCTGCGCTCTACCAAGCCCTGCCACCCGTAGAAGCTCGCCGCATCCTGCAGCGGATCGAATTCCACTACACCCCCAAGCACGCCAGTTGGCTCAACATGGTCGAGATCGAAATCGGCGTGCTGCGAAGCCAGTGCCTGGATCGCCGCATCGACTGCCGCGATCGGCTGATCACCGAAGTCGCGGCTTGGGAGCAACTGCGAAACGCCAGCGGCGCTCGCATCAACTGGATGTTCTCTACCGAAACGGCCCGCAAGAAATTGGCCAAGGCCTACCCAGTACCGACCTCTGACAAACCGTCATAA